The nucleotide sequence TTGGTCGAGGGCGACATTGTGGTTCGGTCGGAGTGAGCGTATGCCGCTCATCGCCATTGACCAGCTCACGAAAACGTACGGGGATGGGGAGACGGCGACGCACGCGCTCCGCGGAATCTCGCTCGTCATCGAACGCGGCGAGTACGTCGCGGTTATGGGGCCATCGGGCTCCGGGAAGTCCACGCTTCTCCACCTCCTCGGGCTCCTCGATCGTCCGACATCGGGCGCATACATCCTTGACGGGGTTCCCGTCGCGACGCGACAGGACGATGCGATGGCGAAGATTCGCAACGAACGCATCGGGTTCATCTTCCAGCAATTCAACCTTCTCGCGCGTGCGACCGTGCGCGAGAACGTCCAACTCCCACTCCTCTACTCCGACGTGCCGGAGCGGGAATGGCCCGCGCTCGTCGAGCGTGCCATCGCCCGCGTGGGCCTCACACACCGCACCGATCACACCCGTGCGCAGCTCTCCGGCGGTGAGCAGCAGCGCGTCGCCGTCGCACGCGCGCTCGCGCGCGACCCGCAGATTGTCTTTGCGGATGAGCCGACGGGGAACCTCGACAGCGCGTCCGGCAAGCAGGTGATGGAGCTTCTCGAGCACGCGCACGCCGATGGACGCACGGTCATCCTCATCACGCACGAGCAGACGACCGCCGAGCACGCGCAGCGCATCATTCGTCTGCGCGACGGCCGCATCGAATCAGACACGCTCGTTGTGCATCGCCGTCGCGCCAGGGACTTCACGCGGTGATATCCCTATGACCGCTCTCCGTCTTCATCACACTGTTCGCACGGCGTTTCGCGCCCTTCTGCGCACGAAGAGTCGAACGATGCTCACGATTCTCGGCATCGTGATCGGCATTGCCGCGATCATGCTCGTGACCGCCGTTGGTCGTGGTGCGCAGAATCTCATTCTCGATCAGGTGAGCGGCCTTGGATCGCAGATCGTCTTCATTGAACCCGGCCGCGAGCCGCGCGGTCCCGCGGATTTCGTCGAAGCATTCACCGACTCGCTCACCGTGCGTGATGTGGTCGCACTGCGCCGTCTCGCGAACGTTCCTGATGCCGTGTACGTTTCGCCGTCTGTCGTCCAGATCGCTCCGGTATCGTACGGCAACGAGACGTACCGCGCGCAGGTGCACGGCCATGATGAGCACTTCATGGAGGTGTTCGATATTCGGCTCGCATTCGGTACGCCGATCACCGAAGATGACGTCGCCCGCCGTGCGCACGTCGCGCTCATCGGTGACAAGGTACGCACAGAGCTGTTCGGCGATAGCGATCCGATTGGCGCGACGGTACAGATCAAGGGACGTAAGTTCCGTGTCATCGGGACG is from bacterium and encodes:
- a CDS encoding ABC transporter ATP-binding protein; the protein is MPLIAIDQLTKTYGDGETATHALRGISLVIERGEYVAVMGPSGSGKSTLLHLLGLLDRPTSGAYILDGVPVATRQDDAMAKIRNERIGFIFQQFNLLARATVRENVQLPLLYSDVPEREWPALVERAIARVGLTHRTDHTRAQLSGGEQQRVAVARALARDPQIVFADEPTGNLDSASGKQVMELLEHAHADGRTVILITHEQTTAEHAQRIIRLRDGRIESDTLVVHRRRARDFTR